A window of Castanea sativa cultivar Marrone di Chiusa Pesio chromosome 1, ASM4071231v1 contains these coding sequences:
- the LOC142608864 gene encoding pentatricopeptide repeat-containing protein At5g15300, whose amino-acid sequence MIRKRTNDRSANRPQRSSLWQNCTNLRTLKQVHASMLVKGFNSNHSALRELIFATAISVSGAIHYAHQVFVHITEPDTFMWNTMIRGSAQSSNPLNSILLYTQMENRHVKPDNFTFPFVLKACTKLSWVKMGFGIHGKVVRYGFESNKFLRNTLIYFHANCGDLSVARALFDGSAMRDVVPWSALTAGYARRGELGVARQLFDEMPVKDLVSWNVMITGYVKQGEMESARKLFEEVPKRDVVTWNAMIAGYVLCGSHEQALEMFEEMRRAGERPDEVTMLSLLSACADLGDLDVGMKIHCNILELCSGDLSILLGNALIDMYAKCGNIKKALEVFHGMRDRDVSTWNSVIGGLAFHGHAEESINLFMEMRRLKVRPNEITFVGVLVACSHAGKVEEGRRYFNIMRNEYNIEPNIKHCGCMVDLLGRAGRLNEAFEFMDSMEIEPNAIVWRTLLGACIVHGNVELARRANERLLEMRRDQSGDYVLLSNIYASRGEWDGVEKVRKLMDDSGVRKEPGCSLVEADSRALMQFLFDSKPKPKLNSRIHIS is encoded by the coding sequence ATGATCCGAAAGAGAACAAACGACCGGAGCGCCAACCGTCCCCAACGGTCAAGCCTATGGCAAAACTGCACCAATCTTCGAACTCTGAAACAAGTCCACGCTTCCATGCTCGTCAAAGGCTTCAATTCCAACCACTCTGCTCTCAGAGAACTCATTTTCGCCACTGCCATTTCTGTTTCAGGCGCCATTCACTACGCGCACCAAGTGTTCGTTCATATTACCGAACCAGACACTTTCATGTGGAACACTATGATTAGAGGCTCAGCTCAGAGCTCCAACcctttaaactcgattttgctCTATACCCAGATGGAGAATCGGCATGTAAAGCCTGATAACTTCACCTTCCCGTTTGTACTCAAGGCCTGCACTAAGCTTTCCTGGGTCAAGATGGGATTTGGGATTCATGGGAAAGTGGTGAGGTATGGTTTTGAATCGAATAAGTTTTTGAGGAATACCCTTATCTACTTTCATGCTAATTGTGGGGATTTGAGCGTTGCTAGAGCACTTTTTGATGGGTCGGCAATGAGGGATGTTGTACCTTGGTCAGCTTTGACAGCCGGGTATGCAAGGCGAGGGGAGTTGGGTGTTGCGAGGCAGCTTTTTGATGAAATGCCAGTTAAAGATTTGGTGTCTTGGAATGTGATGATAACAGGGTATGTGAAGCAAGGGGAGATGGAGAGTGCGAGGAAACTCTTTGAAGAGGTTCCAAAGAGGGATGTTGTGACTTGGAATGCAATGATTGCAGGGTATGTACTTTGTGGGTCACATGAGCAGGCGTTGGAGATGTTTGAGGAGATGAGACGTGCGGGAGAGAGGCCGGATGAGGTGACCATGTTGAGTCTGTTGTCCGCTTGTGCGGATTTAGGAGATTTAGATGTTGGGATGAAGATACACTGCAACATTTTGGAATTGTGTTCAGGAGATTTGAGCATTCTACTTGGGAATGCACTTATAGATATGTATGCCAAGTGTGGGAATATTAAGAAAGCACTCGAAGTGTTCCATGGGATGAGAGATAGAGATGTGTCGACTTGGAATTCAGTAATAGGAGGTTTGGCTTTCCATGGCCATGCTGAGGAATCAATCAATCTGTTTATGGAGATGCGCAGGTTGAAAGTCAGGCCAAATGAGATAACTTTTGTTGGAGTCTTAGTTGCTTGCAGTCATGCTGGCAAAGTTGAAGAGGGGCGCAGGTATTTTAATATAATGAGAAATGAGTATAATATTGAGCCAAACATAAAGCACTGTGGGTGTATGGTCGACCTGCTAGGGCGAGCTGGGAGATTAAATGAAGCATTTGAGTTCATGGACTCCATGGAGATTGAACCCAATGCTATTGTCTGGAGGACTCTGCTTGGGGCATGCATAGTTCATGGAAATGTTGAGTTGGCAAGACGTGCAAATGAGCGGCTACTTGAAATGAGAAGGGACCAGAGTGGGGATTATGTACTTCTATCTAACATATATGCTTCACGAGGTGAATGGGATGGGGTTGAGAAGGTGAGGAAGTTGATGGATGACAGTGGGGTGAGGAAAGAACCTGGCTGTAGCCTAGTTGAAGCAGATAGCAGAGCTCTCATGCAGTTTTTATTTGattccaaacccaaacctaagTTGAATTCAAGAATCCATATATCTTGA